In Acidovorax sp. GBBC 1281, a single window of DNA contains:
- a CDS encoding flavin reductase family protein yields MTIATSPHDAAPAASGIHSYEPRQGHGLPHDPFNAIVGPRPIGWIASRSAAGVLNLAPYSFFNAFNYTPPIIGFASIGAKDTLANIQATGEFVWNLATRPLAEAMNRTCAAVPPEVDEFTLGGLTPAASRIVSVPRVAESPVAMECRRTQIVQLEGADGERVPTWLVLGEVVAVHIDRALLKDGVYDTAHAGHILRAGGPADYFTVGPEQLFKMHRPR; encoded by the coding sequence ATGACGATCGCCACCTCCCCCCACGACGCCGCCCCGGCCGCCTCCGGCATCCACAGCTACGAGCCGCGCCAGGGCCACGGCCTGCCGCACGACCCCTTCAACGCCATCGTGGGGCCGCGTCCCATCGGCTGGATCGCCTCGCGCAGCGCGGCCGGCGTGCTCAACCTGGCGCCCTACAGCTTTTTCAACGCCTTCAACTACACGCCGCCCATCATCGGATTCGCCAGCATCGGCGCCAAGGACACGCTCGCCAACATCCAGGCCACGGGCGAGTTCGTCTGGAACCTGGCCACCCGCCCGCTGGCCGAGGCCATGAACCGGACCTGCGCCGCCGTGCCGCCCGAGGTGGACGAGTTCACGCTCGGGGGCCTCACCCCCGCAGCCTCGCGGATCGTGTCCGTGCCCCGCGTCGCCGAAAGCCCGGTGGCCATGGAATGCCGCCGCACGCAGATCGTGCAGCTTGAGGGCGCGGACGGCGAGAGGGTGCCCACCTGGCTGGTGCTGGGCGAGGTGGTGGCGGTGCACATCGACCGCGCGCTACTCAAGGACGGGGTGTACGACACGGCCCATGCCGGTCACATCCTGCGCGCGGGCGGCCCGGCGGACTATTTCACGGTGGGGCCGGAGCAGCTGTTCAAGATGCACCGACCGCGCTGA
- a CDS encoding TIGR00725 family protein gives MLPETTVEALARLAARQRGPRRHAQPVGVIGPGDGGVRECQAAYAVGRHLAAAGMAIVCGGRGGVMAAASRGAHDAGGIAIGLLPEDDDRHANEWLSVAVPTGMGEMRNALIARSSRCLVAVGGGMGTLSEMALGLKWGKPVYVLHGDIALPGAVPVADLGELLGAVAACLLD, from the coding sequence ATGCTTCCCGAAACCACCGTTGAGGCGCTGGCGCGGCTGGCCGCCCGCCAGCGCGGCCCGCGCCGCCATGCCCAGCCGGTGGGCGTCATCGGCCCCGGCGACGGCGGCGTGCGCGAATGCCAGGCCGCCTACGCCGTGGGGCGCCACCTGGCGGCCGCCGGCATGGCCATCGTATGCGGCGGGCGCGGCGGCGTGATGGCGGCGGCCTCGCGCGGCGCGCACGACGCGGGCGGCATCGCCATCGGCCTGCTGCCCGAGGACGACGACCGCCACGCCAACGAATGGCTCAGCGTGGCCGTTCCCACCGGCATGGGCGAGATGCGCAACGCCCTCATCGCGCGCAGCAGCCGCTGCCTGGTGGCCGTGGGCGGCGGCATGGGCACGCTGTCGGAGATGGCGCTGGGCCTCAAGTGGGGCAAGCCGGTGTACGTGCTGCACGGCGACATCGCCCTGCCCGGCGCCGTGCCGGTGGCGGACCTGGGCGAACTGCTGGGCGCGGTGGCCGCCTGCCTGCTGGACTGA
- a CDS encoding extracellular solute-binding protein — protein MQRRQLIQAAGALPLAALAPAAFSFDGPELYAGEKALYQAAQKEGLCVSFDTGPEWANWKALFREFKKRYPEIELTYNDIGSAATVLALEKTRRRPQADTAYYFAASAVDAAAKDVVAPFKPVNFEHLPPVFREAEGRWFTIHTLNIAFLVNRQLVKTVPTGWADLLRPEYRNAVVYLDPRTAGVGQVVAFAAAYAMGGSVDDVKPGTDYLGRLHAAGNVLRVEGTTPYAKFLKGEIPIWIGYENDGLKAKHVDGMGDALEVVIPREASVAAPYAISLVKNGPNPNAGKLWLNFTMSQAGQALFAQGFVRPAVPGVPLAADIAAKMPAAPQIRPLDVVKASARKAEVDRLWAEATVGR, from the coding sequence ATGCAACGCAGACAACTCATCCAGGCCGCCGGCGCCCTGCCACTGGCCGCCCTCGCGCCCGCCGCCTTCTCGTTCGACGGCCCCGAGCTGTACGCCGGCGAGAAGGCGCTCTACCAGGCCGCGCAGAAAGAGGGCCTGTGCGTGTCGTTCGACACCGGCCCCGAATGGGCGAACTGGAAGGCGCTGTTTCGCGAGTTCAAGAAGCGCTACCCCGAGATCGAACTGACCTACAACGACATCGGCTCGGCCGCCACCGTGCTGGCGCTGGAGAAGACCCGCCGCCGCCCCCAGGCCGACACCGCCTACTACTTCGCGGCCTCGGCCGTGGACGCCGCCGCCAAGGACGTGGTGGCCCCGTTCAAGCCGGTGAACTTCGAGCACCTGCCGCCGGTGTTCCGCGAGGCCGAAGGCCGCTGGTTCACCATCCACACGCTCAACATCGCCTTCCTGGTGAACCGCCAGCTCGTGAAGACCGTGCCCACCGGCTGGGCCGACCTGCTGCGGCCCGAGTACCGCAACGCCGTGGTGTACCTGGACCCGCGCACCGCCGGCGTGGGCCAGGTGGTGGCGTTCGCCGCCGCCTACGCCATGGGCGGCAGCGTGGACGACGTCAAGCCCGGCACCGACTACCTGGGCCGCCTGCATGCGGCCGGCAACGTGCTGCGCGTGGAGGGCACCACGCCGTACGCCAAGTTCCTCAAGGGCGAGATCCCCATCTGGATCGGCTACGAGAACGACGGCCTCAAGGCCAAGCACGTGGACGGCATGGGCGATGCGCTGGAGGTGGTGATCCCCCGCGAGGCCAGCGTGGCCGCGCCCTATGCCATCAGCCTCGTCAAGAACGGCCCCAACCCCAACGCCGGCAAGCTGTGGCTGAACTTCACCATGAGCCAGGCCGGCCAGGCGCTGTTCGCCCAGGGCTTCGTGCGCCCCGCCGTGCCGGGCGTGCCGCTGGCCGCCGACATCGCCGCGAAGATGCCCGCCGCGCCGCAGATCCGCCCACTGGACGTGGTGAAGGCCTCCGCGCGCAAGGCCGAGGTGGACCGCCTCTGGGCCGAGGCCACCGTGGGCCGCTGA
- a CDS encoding ABC transporter permease codes for MRRFGAWPAWAFMALFLAVPLAALLPEALADHGAAFGRLLHHPLFAGALRNTLLLGLGSGAVSAVVGSCLALELARQPEGRRSWLMAMLGLPLAFSGLVIAYGFILAFGRAGLVTQLAARLGADPAVVGGWIYSVGGLGLAYAYYLVPRVALSLYPVFAHLDLRPLAAARTLGATPLRAFWDTVVPEVAPSVLASACTVAALAMGTYGTALALVGTQLNILPLMLLAQVSDGGNDFSMAAALSLVLMVVCVIVMGVGDVATRQRERDASRNHR; via the coding sequence ATGCGGCGATTCGGTGCCTGGCCCGCCTGGGCCTTCATGGCGCTCTTTCTGGCCGTGCCGCTGGCGGCGCTGCTGCCCGAGGCCCTGGCCGATCACGGCGCAGCCTTCGGGCGGCTGCTGCACCACCCGCTGTTCGCGGGCGCGCTGCGCAACACGCTGCTGCTGGGGCTGGGCAGCGGCGCGGTGTCGGCCGTGGTGGGCAGCTGCCTGGCCCTCGAACTGGCGCGCCAGCCCGAGGGCCGGCGCAGCTGGCTCATGGCGATGCTGGGGCTGCCGCTGGCCTTCTCGGGGCTGGTGATCGCCTACGGCTTCATCCTGGCGTTCGGCCGCGCGGGCCTGGTCACACAGCTGGCCGCCCGGCTGGGCGCCGACCCCGCCGTGGTGGGCGGCTGGATCTACAGCGTGGGCGGCCTGGGCCTGGCCTATGCCTACTACCTGGTGCCGCGCGTGGCCCTGTCGCTGTACCCCGTGTTCGCGCACCTGGACCTGCGGCCCCTGGCCGCCGCGCGCACGCTGGGCGCCACGCCGCTGCGCGCGTTCTGGGACACCGTGGTGCCCGAGGTGGCGCCCTCCGTGCTCGCCAGCGCCTGCACCGTGGCCGCGCTGGCCATGGGCACCTACGGCACCGCGCTGGCGCTGGTGGGCACGCAGCTGAACATCCTGCCGTTGATGCTGCTCGCGCAGGTGAGCGACGGGGGCAACGACTTTTCCATGGCGGCGGCGCTCTCGCTGGTGCTCATGGTCGTGTGTGTGATCGTGATGGGAGTTGGAGATGTGGCCACCCGCCAACGGGAGCGCGATGCTTCCCGAAACCACCGTTGA
- a CDS encoding LysR substrate-binding domain-containing protein, protein MKRTCPTIQELLAFDAVARYESLTLAAQALCVTVSAVSKQVAGLEAFIGRPLLQKSGRGVQLTPQGHVYWQKVAGGLRAIEAATFEARAGDAGAGLLTLASVPTFLTKWLIPRLPAFRQQSRQVTLSFSRHLEPTDGMPPGVDAAIRYGPDGWPGVVSEYIAGREFVLVAARTLVDAHHRIARPEDLLGHTLLHHENAPTAWRQWAAQHGVAAAHTAAGPRFAQYAPLIQAALAGLGIGLVPWVLVQEELAEGALVSPCGEPVAIDQGHYLCYHPGRLKLPAFAAFREWLLAEGQRSRGPVG, encoded by the coding sequence ATGAAGCGCACCTGCCCCACCATCCAGGAGCTGCTGGCCTTCGATGCCGTGGCGCGGTATGAAAGCCTCACGCTGGCCGCGCAGGCGCTGTGCGTCACGGTGAGCGCGGTCAGCAAGCAGGTGGCCGGGCTGGAGGCCTTCATCGGCCGGCCGCTGCTGCAGAAAAGCGGGCGCGGCGTGCAGCTCACGCCCCAGGGCCACGTGTATTGGCAGAAGGTGGCGGGCGGGCTGCGCGCCATCGAGGCGGCCACCTTCGAGGCCCGGGCGGGCGATGCGGGCGCGGGGCTGCTCACGCTGGCCAGCGTGCCCACCTTCCTCACCAAGTGGCTGATCCCCCGGCTGCCGGCCTTTCGCCAGCAAAGCCGCCAGGTCACCCTGAGCTTCAGCCGCCACCTGGAGCCCACCGACGGCATGCCGCCCGGCGTGGACGCGGCCATCCGCTACGGGCCGGACGGCTGGCCCGGCGTGGTGTCCGAATACATCGCGGGGCGCGAATTCGTGCTGGTGGCGGCGCGCACGCTGGTGGACGCGCACCACCGCATCGCCCGGCCCGAGGACCTGCTGGGGCACACCCTGCTGCACCACGAGAACGCGCCCACCGCCTGGCGCCAGTGGGCCGCGCAGCACGGGGTGGCCGCGGCGCACACGGCGGCGGGGCCGCGCTTTGCGCAGTACGCCCCGCTCATCCAGGCCGCGCTCGCGGGCCTGGGCATCGGCCTGGTCCCCTGGGTGCTGGTGCAGGAGGAACTGGCCGAGGGGGCGTTGGTGAGCCCCTGCGGCGAGCCCGTGGCCATCGACCAGGGCCACTACCTGTGCTACCACCCGGGGCGGCTCAAGCTGCCGGCGTTCGCGGCGTTTCGCGAGTGGCTGCTGGCCGAGGGTCAGCGATCGCGCGGCCCCGTGGGCTGA
- a CDS encoding alkene reductase, with translation MTALFSPATVGRYTLSNRLVMAPMTRSRAAPDGTPTALAATYYAQRADVGLIVSEGTQPSDDGQGYLTTPGIYTDAHVAGWQAITGAVHAKGARLFIQLMHVGRMSHPDNTPHHRQAVAPSAIAPGAPMFTMTGMQPIPEPRALTTEEIQQTVADFRWAARRAVEAGADGVEIHGANGYLVQQFFAPSANTRTDQYGGSIENRARFAIEVATAIAEEIGADRTAIRLSPGAQLGGIDEGVEGPALYRYLSAELSRLGLAYVHVMHVGDEALVADIRKLWRGTLIVNRPGRAREQIGTDLASGLADLEAYGQMVLANPDFVERLKTNAPMNAPDHNTYYGGGAKGYTDYPGLGGAAA, from the coding sequence ATGACCGCCCTTTTCAGCCCTGCCACCGTCGGCCGCTACACCCTCTCGAACCGCCTCGTGATGGCGCCGATGACCCGTTCCCGTGCCGCGCCCGACGGCACGCCCACGGCCCTCGCGGCCACCTACTATGCGCAGCGCGCCGATGTCGGGCTGATCGTCTCCGAAGGCACGCAGCCTTCCGACGACGGCCAGGGCTACCTCACCACCCCCGGCATCTACACCGATGCCCATGTGGCCGGCTGGCAGGCCATCACTGGCGCCGTGCACGCCAAGGGCGCGCGCCTGTTCATCCAGCTCATGCACGTGGGCCGCATGTCGCACCCCGACAACACGCCCCACCACCGGCAGGCCGTGGCCCCCTCTGCGATCGCGCCCGGCGCGCCGATGTTCACGATGACGGGCATGCAGCCCATCCCCGAGCCGCGCGCGCTGACCACCGAGGAGATCCAACAGACTGTGGCGGACTTTCGCTGGGCCGCTCGCCGGGCGGTCGAAGCGGGTGCCGACGGCGTCGAAATCCACGGTGCCAATGGCTATCTGGTCCAGCAGTTCTTCGCCCCGAGCGCCAACACCCGCACCGACCAGTACGGCGGATCGATCGAGAACCGCGCCCGTTTCGCGATCGAAGTGGCCACCGCGATCGCCGAGGAAATCGGTGCTGACCGTACCGCCATTCGCCTGTCGCCCGGCGCCCAGCTGGGGGGCATCGATGAGGGGGTCGAAGGGCCGGCCCTGTACCGCTACCTGAGCGCCGAACTCTCCCGGCTGGGCCTGGCTTATGTGCATGTGATGCACGTGGGCGACGAAGCCCTGGTGGCGGACATTCGCAAGCTCTGGCGCGGCACGCTCATCGTGAACCGACCGGGGCGTGCACGCGAGCAGATCGGCACCGACCTGGCGTCGGGCCTGGCCGATCTGGAAGCCTACGGACAGATGGTGCTGGCCAACCCCGACTTCGTCGAGCGCCTGAAAACCAACGCCCCGATGAACGCGCCGGACCACAACACCTACTACGGCGGTGGTGCCAAGGGCTACACCGATTACCCGGGCCTGGGCGGCGCAGCCGCCTGA
- a CDS encoding NADP-dependent oxidoreductase, producing the protein MTTTQRAVLIRAYGGASAAEIGEIPKPSAGDGQVLVRVRAAGVNGIDWKVREGLVQKAFPIPLPAVLGIELAGTVEAVGPGASRFRVGDRVMGPLGRLGAYTEFVPVAEANLVHTPAGLDDVQAAGIPVAAVAAWQSLHQAGPIAAGQRILIHGAAGGLGGYAVQYAKRAGAEVFATASAAHLDHVRSLGADHVIDHRSERFESVAQGIGLVLDYVGGEALDRSWAVLAEGGAIVSAAAPDIAARTPAGRRGLWFVNQADAVLLAQFAQEIAQGSLISKLSDTVGFNGIPAAIERSRTGPRIGKVVADFTR; encoded by the coding sequence ATGACAACGACCCAACGCGCGGTCCTGATCCGCGCCTACGGCGGCGCGTCGGCCGCCGAGATCGGCGAGATCCCGAAACCCTCCGCCGGCGACGGCCAGGTGCTGGTCCGGGTTCGCGCGGCCGGCGTGAACGGCATCGACTGGAAAGTCCGCGAAGGCCTGGTCCAGAAGGCTTTCCCGATCCCCCTGCCTGCGGTGCTCGGCATCGAATTGGCCGGCACCGTCGAGGCCGTCGGGCCGGGGGCCTCGCGCTTTCGGGTCGGCGACCGCGTCATGGGTCCGCTGGGCCGGCTCGGCGCGTACACGGAATTCGTGCCGGTGGCCGAGGCGAACCTGGTGCACACGCCCGCGGGGCTGGACGATGTCCAGGCCGCCGGCATTCCCGTGGCGGCCGTCGCGGCCTGGCAGAGCCTGCACCAGGCGGGGCCCATCGCGGCAGGCCAGCGCATCCTGATCCACGGCGCTGCGGGAGGGCTGGGCGGCTATGCCGTGCAGTACGCCAAGCGGGCCGGCGCCGAGGTCTTCGCCACGGCCTCCGCAGCGCACCTCGACCATGTCCGAAGCCTGGGCGCGGACCACGTCATCGACCACCGAAGCGAGCGTTTCGAGTCGGTGGCGCAGGGCATCGGCCTGGTGCTGGACTACGTTGGCGGCGAGGCGCTCGATCGCTCGTGGGCCGTGCTGGCCGAAGGCGGCGCCATCGTCAGCGCGGCCGCGCCCGACATCGCCGCACGCACCCCTGCCGGCCGTCGCGGACTGTGGTTCGTGAACCAAGCGGACGCCGTGCTCCTGGCGCAGTTTGCGCAGGAAATTGCCCAAGGCTCGCTGATCTCGAAGCTGAGCGATACCGTGGGCTTCAACGGCATTCCGGCAGCCATCGAACGCAGTCGCACCGGCCCCCGCATCGGCAAGGTGGTGGCCGACTTCACGCGCTGA
- a CDS encoding ABC transporter ATP-binding protein — protein MSLVLQDVHYRYPDSPHGLHGVSLEVATGELVAVIGPSGSGKSTLLQLVAGLQGAGHGGRILLAGEDLAHTPVHRRGIGMVFQNYALFPHLPVIDNVAYGLHMRGVPAPERRRRALALLETVGLADRAAHPVARLSGGQQQRVALARALAIDPRALLLDEPLSALDASVRGHLRDEIRQLQRRFGATTLLVTHDQEEALAMADRVALLQDGRLLQFATPRQLYEAPASRAVARFVGLSTVWPATVAGPDRIDLGFATLCTPTGPRAPGQAVHALVRPEHVRPDPAPRAVNRLEGRTGALRYLGSTTRYDFAVPGAPTPLLAESPQPAQAVVAIAPEHIRLLDD, from the coding sequence ATGAGCCTCGTTCTCCAAGACGTCCACTACCGCTACCCGGACAGCCCGCACGGGCTGCACGGCGTGTCCCTGGAGGTCGCCACCGGCGAGCTGGTGGCGGTCATCGGCCCGAGCGGATCGGGCAAGTCCACGCTGCTGCAGCTCGTCGCGGGCCTGCAGGGCGCGGGCCATGGTGGGCGCATCCTGCTGGCCGGCGAGGACCTCGCCCACACGCCGGTGCACCGCCGCGGCATCGGCATGGTGTTCCAGAACTACGCGCTGTTCCCGCACCTGCCGGTGATCGACAACGTGGCCTACGGCCTGCACATGCGCGGCGTGCCAGCCCCCGAACGCCGGCGCCGCGCGCTGGCGCTGCTGGAGACGGTGGGCCTGGCCGACCGCGCCGCGCACCCGGTGGCGCGGCTGTCGGGCGGCCAGCAGCAGCGCGTGGCCCTGGCCCGCGCGCTGGCCATCGACCCGCGCGCGCTGCTGCTGGACGAGCCGCTGTCCGCCCTGGACGCCAGCGTGCGCGGCCACCTGCGCGACGAGATCCGCCAGCTGCAGCGGCGCTTCGGCGCGACCACGCTGCTGGTCACGCACGACCAGGAAGAGGCCCTGGCCATGGCCGACCGCGTGGCCCTGCTGCAGGACGGGCGCCTGCTGCAGTTCGCCACGCCGCGCCAGCTCTACGAGGCGCCCGCCAGCCGCGCGGTGGCGCGGTTCGTGGGCCTGTCCACCGTCTGGCCCGCCACCGTGGCGGGGCCGGACCGCATCGACCTGGGCTTCGCGACGCTCTGCACGCCCACCGGCCCGCGCGCCCCGGGCCAGGCCGTGCACGCCCTGGTGCGCCCCGAGCACGTGCGGCCCGACCCGGCCCCGCGCGCCGTCAACCGACTGGAGGGGCGGACCGGCGCGCTGCGCTACCTGGGCAGCACCACGCGCTACGACTTCGCGGTGCCCGGCGCGCCCACGCCGCTGCTGGCCGAGTCGCCGCAGCCGGCCCAGGCCGTCGTCGCCATCGCGCCCGAGCACATCCGCCTGCTGGACGACTGA
- a CDS encoding AraC family transcriptional regulator — MPSTAHSTPAPAPSAAPRPRRAVSYVSSLTPDLFVPAGTRPVRAKARWLPADTQVLPHRHPWAQVAISTTGVIRLTAAQGTYIVPPSRALWIPPGVEHAVTMVQDADLRTLYFHQPRGRCGPGVPIGAARADDAAWRQCRVLEVSPLLRALVCEMPSEPDDSATPPTPELLRRERHLSALICEELRRAAALRLGVDLPRDKRLLHLCEAVLADPTRHEALEDWARDTGASPRTVARLFRAELGSTFTQWRQQVILAKAVALAAERLPVGQIAAELGYSASAFSAMVRRAVGMPPARFLGLQSPAGLGP, encoded by the coding sequence ATGCCAAGCACTGCCCATTCCACTCCCGCGCCGGCCCCCAGCGCCGCACCGCGCCCGCGCCGCGCGGTGTCGTACGTCAGCTCGCTCACGCCCGACCTGTTCGTGCCCGCCGGCACGCGCCCGGTGCGCGCCAAGGCCCGCTGGCTGCCCGCCGACACGCAGGTGCTGCCCCACCGCCACCCGTGGGCGCAGGTGGCGATCTCGACCACGGGCGTGATCCGCCTCACCGCCGCGCAGGGCACCTACATCGTGCCGCCCTCGCGCGCGCTGTGGATTCCGCCCGGCGTGGAGCATGCCGTGACCATGGTGCAGGACGCCGACCTGCGCACGCTCTACTTCCACCAGCCGCGCGGGCGCTGCGGGCCGGGCGTGCCCATCGGCGCGGCGCGCGCGGACGACGCGGCCTGGCGCCAGTGCCGCGTGCTGGAGGTGTCGCCGCTGCTGCGCGCCCTGGTGTGCGAGATGCCCTCCGAGCCCGACGACAGCGCCACGCCCCCGACGCCCGAGCTGCTGCGGCGCGAGCGCCACCTGAGCGCCCTGATCTGCGAGGAGCTGCGCCGCGCCGCCGCCCTGCGCCTGGGCGTGGATCTGCCGCGCGACAAGCGCCTGCTGCACCTGTGCGAGGCCGTGCTGGCCGACCCCACGCGCCACGAGGCCCTGGAGGACTGGGCGCGCGACACCGGCGCCAGCCCGCGCACCGTGGCGCGGCTGTTCCGCGCCGAGCTGGGCAGCACCTTCACGCAGTGGCGCCAGCAGGTGATCCTGGCCAAGGCGGTGGCGCTGGCTGCCGAGCGCCTGCCCGTGGGGCAGATCGCGGCCGAGCTGGGCTACAGCGCCAGCGCCTTCAGCGCCATGGTGCGGCGGGCGGTAGGCATGCCCCCGGCCCGCTTTCTGGGCCTGCAGTCGCCCGCGGGCCTGGGCCCGTAG
- a CDS encoding MFS transporter, with product MTSTASPHPAAPAGTLRQDARTIGLIGLAHGSSHFFHMLLPPLFPFLIAEFGFNYSELGLLVSVFFVISGVGQALSGFLVDRVGARPILFFALSSFAVAGLVAGTAQGYAGLMLAAALAGLGNAPFHPVDFTILNKRVSPQRLGHGFSVHGISGNLGWATAPVFMAGIAAATGSWRTACLCGAALAAVVLAVMVWQRDALDDRQGAWAHAPKPGTAGAPGAAAVAEHPMAFLKLPSVWLCFSFFFWTTCALSAIQSFASPALQQMYGLPLAVTSMVVTGYMLCGAAGMVVGGFLAGRVARLEGIITVCLLATGVLLLLVGTGWLPGMGAVAFAAIAGLGTGLAGPSRDMLIKRAAPPGATGRVYGTVYSGLDLGFCVAAPIFGALLDRGAAHGIFYGSAAALVLGVASAGVVGAGVAARARAARPMAA from the coding sequence ATGACCTCCACCGCATCCCCCCACCCCGCAGCGCCCGCCGGCACGCTGCGCCAGGACGCCCGCACCATCGGCCTCATCGGCCTGGCCCACGGCTCCTCGCATTTCTTTCACATGCTGCTGCCGCCGCTGTTTCCGTTCCTGATCGCGGAGTTCGGCTTCAACTACTCGGAGCTGGGGCTGCTGGTGTCGGTGTTCTTCGTGATCTCGGGCGTGGGCCAGGCGCTGTCGGGCTTTCTGGTGGACCGGGTGGGCGCGCGCCCCATCCTGTTCTTCGCGCTCTCCAGCTTCGCCGTGGCGGGCCTCGTGGCCGGCACGGCCCAGGGCTATGCGGGGCTGATGCTGGCGGCGGCGCTGGCGGGGCTGGGCAATGCGCCCTTCCATCCGGTGGACTTCACCATCCTGAACAAGCGCGTGTCGCCGCAGCGCCTGGGCCACGGCTTCTCGGTGCACGGTATCTCGGGCAACCTGGGCTGGGCCACGGCGCCGGTCTTCATGGCCGGCATTGCCGCAGCCACCGGATCGTGGCGCACCGCCTGCCTGTGCGGGGCCGCGCTGGCGGCGGTGGTGCTGGCCGTCATGGTGTGGCAGCGCGACGCGCTCGATGACCGGCAGGGCGCCTGGGCCCACGCGCCCAAGCCCGGCACCGCCGGCGCGCCGGGCGCTGCGGCCGTGGCCGAGCACCCCATGGCCTTCCTCAAGCTGCCCTCGGTGTGGCTGTGCTTCTCGTTCTTCTTCTGGACCACCTGCGCCCTGAGCGCCATCCAGAGCTTCGCCAGCCCCGCGCTGCAGCAGATGTACGGCCTGCCGCTGGCGGTGACCTCCATGGTGGTCACGGGCTACATGCTGTGCGGCGCCGCCGGCATGGTGGTGGGCGGCTTTCTCGCCGGCCGCGTGGCGCGGCTGGAGGGCATCATCACCGTGTGCCTGCTGGCCACCGGCGTGCTGCTGCTGCTGGTGGGCACCGGCTGGCTGCCCGGCATGGGCGCCGTGGCGTTCGCCGCCATCGCGGGCCTGGGAACGGGCCTGGCGGGCCCCTCGCGCGACATGCTCATCAAGCGGGCCGCGCCCCCCGGGGCGACGGGCCGGGTCTATGGCACGGTGTATTCGGGCCTGGACCTGGGCTTTTGCGTGGCAGCCCCGATCTTCGGCGCACTGCTGGACCGCGGCGCGGCGCACGGGATCTTCTACGGATCGGCCGCGGCGCTGGTGCTGGGCGTGGCCTCGGCCGGCGTGGTCGGTGCGGGTGTGGCGGCCCGGGCCCGCGCGGCCCGGCCCATGGCCGCCTGA
- a CDS encoding ABC transporter permease, with amino-acid sequence MVRAAALLYAAYLLLPIALLLLGSVGERWTNTLLPTGLTGRWYAELWADPAFRKAFGTSLLVALSACALNTVLALPLAHALYHGARRGRAGMARLVSALPIAVPPVTLAFGYVIVFNTDALPWLGSLPLLIAAHAVATLPYLTQTLLADLRHQDLARLEAAAATLGASGWRQFTTVVLPSLRQSLLSGLVMVAALSVGEFNLSNLLAGFQSRTYPVLLLQAFYGATGFACAATVVLLVLAGSAALFSSSLVKHRP; translated from the coding sequence TTGGTCCGCGCCGCCGCCCTGCTCTACGCCGCCTACCTGCTGCTGCCCATCGCCCTGCTGCTGCTGGGCAGCGTGGGCGAGCGCTGGACGAACACGCTGCTGCCCACGGGCCTGACTGGCCGCTGGTACGCCGAACTGTGGGCCGACCCCGCGTTCCGCAAAGCCTTCGGCACCAGCCTGCTGGTGGCGCTGTCGGCCTGCGCCCTCAACACGGTGCTGGCGCTGCCGCTGGCCCATGCGCTGTACCACGGCGCCCGCCGGGGCCGCGCCGGCATGGCGCGGCTGGTGAGCGCGCTGCCCATCGCCGTGCCGCCGGTCACGCTGGCGTTCGGCTACGTGATCGTGTTCAACACCGACGCCCTGCCCTGGCTGGGCTCGCTGCCGCTGCTGATCGCCGCGCACGCCGTCGCCACCCTGCCCTACCTCACCCAGACGCTGCTGGCCGACCTGCGCCACCAGGACCTGGCCCGGCTGGAGGCCGCCGCCGCCACGCTGGGTGCCTCGGGCTGGCGCCAGTTCACCACCGTGGTGCTGCCCAGCCTGCGCCAGAGCCTGCTCAGCGGGCTGGTGATGGTGGCGGCGCTGTCGGTGGGCGAGTTCAACCTGTCCAACCTGCTGGCGGGCTTCCAGAGCCGCACGTACCCGGTGCTGCTGCTGCAGGCCTTCTACGGCGCCACCGGCTTCGCCTGCGCGGCCACGGTGGTGCTGCTGGTGCTGGCGGGTTCGGCGGCGCTCTTTTCCTCGTCCCTCGTGAAACACCGCCCATGA